In Rattus norvegicus strain BN/NHsdMcwi chromosome 1, GRCr8, whole genome shotgun sequence, a genomic segment contains:
- the Or13a27c gene encoding olfactory receptor Olr304, translating into MVNPNQTVLTEFVLQGFSEHPSLRLFLTGCFLSLYIMALMGNIVIIALVTSSTGLHSPMYFFLCNLATMDIICTSSVLPKVLVGLLSEENTISFKGCMAQLFFLLWSGSSEVLLLTVMAYDRYVAICFPLHYSSRMSQQLCGALAMGVWSLCAMNASVHTGLMTQLSFCGPKVITHFFCEIPPLLLLSCSSTYVNSIMTLVADAFYGGINFVLTLLSYGCIIASILRMRSAEGKKKAFSTCSSHLIVVAMYYSSVFITYISPASSYSPERNKITSVLYSVLMPTLNPLIYTLRNKDVKLALSRILASFLH; encoded by the coding sequence ATGGTCAATCCCAACCAGACAGTATTGACAGAGTTTGTTCTGCAAGGATTCTCAGAGCACCCTAGCCTAAGACTGTTCCTGACAGGCTGCTTCCTGTCTCTCTATATAATGGCTCTAATGGGCAATATTGTGATCATTGCTTTGGTCACCTCCAGCACTGGGCTCCACAGtcccatgtactttttcctgTGCAACTTGGCGACCATGGACATTATCTGCACCTCCTCTGTTCTGCCCAAGGTGCTAGTTGGTCTACTGTCTGAGGAAAACACCATCTCCTTCAAGGGGTGCATGGCCcaactcttcttccttctgtggTCTGGATCCTCTGAGGTGCTGCTTCTCACAGTCATGGCCTATGACCGTTATGTGGCCATCTGCTTTCCACTCCACTACAGCTCTAGGATGAGCCAACAGCTGTGTGGGGCACTGGCGATGGGTGTATGGTCCCTCTGTGCTATGAATGCATCTGTGCACACTGGTCTGATGACACAGCTGTCATTCTGTGGCCCCAAGGTCATCACCCACTTCTTCTGTGAGATTCCCCCACTCCTTCTGCTCTCCTGTAGCTCCACATATGTGAATAGCATTATGACTCTTGTGGCAGATGCCTTTTATGGAGGCATAAACTTTGTGCTAACCCTGTTATCTTATGGATGCATCATTGCCAGCATCCTGCGCATGCGTTCTGCTGAGGGCAAGAAGAAAGCCTTTTCTACCTGCTCTTCCCACCTCATTGTGGTCGCTATGTATTATTCATCTGTGTTCATTACCTATATCAGTCCTGCATCCAGTTATAgcccagaaagaaacaaaattacctcagTGCTATACTCAGTCCTCATGCCAACCCTAAACCCCCTCATCTATACACTGAGGAACAAGGATGTCAAGCTTGCCTTAAGCAGAATTTTGGCCTCTTTTTTGCATTAA